In Candidatus Thermoplasmatota archaeon, the following are encoded in one genomic region:
- a CDS encoding ThiF family adenylyltransferase has product MLMKKERERYWRQIIIPGFGTEGQKRLKKGRVAIVGAGGLGSAVGMYITAAASRKISHFGSSSRDNRSNPGDRSYKVFCGKMFLRMGNIIDF; this is encoded by the coding sequence ATGCTGATGAAAAAAGAAAGGGAAAGGTATTGGCGGCAGATTATCATTCCAGGTTTTGGGACTGAAGGGCAGAAGCGATTGAAAAAAGGCAGGGTGGCAATAGTGGGTGCAGGAGGTTTGGGCTCGGCTGTCGGCATGTACATAACTGCTGCCGCCTCAAGAAAAATTTCCCATTTTGGAAGCAGTAGCCGGGATAACCGGAGCAATCCAGGCGACAGAAGTTATAAAGTTTTTTGTGGGAAGATGTTCCTCAGAATGGGTAACATCATAGATTTTTGA